The Octopus sinensis linkage group LG22, ASM634580v1, whole genome shotgun sequence nucleotide sequence caaaaaaCACATTGTAGCCTGCAATAGTCAACGAAATAGAAGATTTAAAgatttattctttcttctctgcGGCCAGCTACTAAATGATCTGCGGCCTGGTTGGTGGTTGGGGACACTTTGTACAGAAGACAATAAACCCAAACACATCTTTTGGCATGTGAGTTCGGTAAATTCGAAAATagtgaaatattgaaaaataagggATTCTCATGTCTTAGGTTGGTTTAGTGAAGCAAATGAAGGTGTGTGTTTCTTAAGAATAGGATCCCGTGCTTATTGTAGGATTCAAACTGTCGTTTTATTTCCCGCTGCATTCGAAACGTTTCAAAGAGAATCGCATTTATTtaccaaagaaaaagaaactcgCACATgttgaagaaagaagaataataacagcaacaacgaacGTAAACGCAAGGAGaaataacagatttttttttcctcttttaaataatttctgggcaatctttcgtctctagtagacctttccgtcgatttccgtaaaaaaatttttttttttacatatgggcttgcgggaacttttgaagtaatgagagcgaaagagactaagagaaagcgattgtatgacgagggaagttcttttgaagttaccgtgcatggcaagcattgatgtacatgtgtgtgtgtgtgtgtgcgtgtgtgtgggagacagacagtatgttgtgtaagtgaagtgcttctgttagtgtgtgtgaagagacagagtaatgtgtgaaagaaagagataactgaaattttttactcggtgtatgtgtatatgtttgtatattacttcaaaagttcccgcaagcccatatgtaaaaaaaaaaatatttttttacggaaatcgacggaaaggtctactagagacgaaagatcgccaatttctaaatataaaacagtaaaaatagtTTAAACGAAATAAAAAGCTGCAGAAAAACACAAATCTTACCTAATTAAAATCGTTCAACAGAAGAACTTGGCGCTGAATAAAACGGTGTGGAATTTGTAGGCGGACTTCTAAacatttgaattaaaatatttcaataagtcGTAAAACTATCTGAGAATTCAATTTATCAGTATAATAAGCATggaaaaaactttttatttttgccCCACacgttaaattaattaatttttctggTTTGAAAAGCATTTGCATTGCAGGAAGTATTTTAAAGGGGTATAACTTTTCCCTGTACACCGTTAAATTAAAAATTGGAAAGGTTTTTGCAAAAACGAAAcgaatgcatttttatttttaaacggcAAATTAAACTAACTTTTGATTTTCTATTTCGTTTCTACAATCTTGGACAGTATTGAAATGGGAAACAACGTTCATACTTTCATCGTGGGTATTAACAGCATAGTTTGAAGTGGTTTTAACCAGGAATTGGAACTGACTCTCTTTTTAGGCTTACTAGGAGCTTGCGGCTCTCAGGTGCTCACCACGATAATGTgaatgtaattttctttatttcttacatTAGCATAAGACTAGAAATTTTGTGGTGATAATTACGATGAAGGTTTGATCTCAAAATATGATAGATAATGTGCTAGGTAGACTTTTGACATAGTTGTCCCACGAAGTACCATAAGTCATGGAAAAAGAAAAGGGCTCGGAAGTGggattttaagaaagaaaatttagaaattctTGTGAAAAAACGATGAGCtaataaaaagaactttaaaagAGGAAGTatcatgtatactatatatatatatatatatatatacaccaatgctggtgtgtccccgttacttagcggttcggcaaaaaagaccgatagaataagtactgggcttacaaaagaataagtcccggggtcgagttgctcgattaaaggcggtgctccagcatggccgcagtcaaatgactgaaacaagtaaaagagtaaaagagtatactagaATTTCGTTTCGTTGTCGAAGCCATGAAAAAATTTACATTCACCCCTCgcatttttccttcctttttacgCCGAACCCAGCATGGCGACACCATCGAAAAAACGTGATGTTGAAGAAATGGATGTTCAGTCAGATGAAGATGAGGACGACTTGGATGATTATTCATCaagtgaagaagaagacgaagacggaATCGCGGATGAGGTATAAACAGCTTTGATTATTTTTGTTTGGGACAAATTTTTCCTATCGTTTTATGCCATTTTCTCAttaaaactgatttttaaaaatatatatttgtacatttaagCGTTTCTTTTATAAATTGCTGCAAAAGAagtgatttatttattaattagtgAGTAGGAATTAACATTTTGCTAATGATCCTCAGCTAAGATCGCATCGCCATATACGGCAACACCGTGAAATCACAGCTGTTcctttgttagtgtgtgtatatatgtatatatatgtgtatacattaaataattatataacttaAATTTCCTCTCTACAGCCTCATTTTCGTTCGATTTCTTTCCACCAATTAAAGTGATTATCGTTGTACGTAACCCCAATATATAGCTGGTATTGATGCCATATGTTATGCGAATTACAATATAGATCATCTTGACAAGTAATGCTAAACGTGCGTTCGGTAACCGGTTTGCTcgacacgctagaaatagcagccgaatctcaATTACACCTTGCCGTCCTAAAATTGAAGGTTACACATGCTGGGACGCTTATTTATTTTCCTCGTCCCTCATCATTATTATGCCGTTTAATCTAATCCTAAGTACACTGTTTAAAGGAAAAAGTCAGCATGAATGGGCACGGCTGGAACACCTTTTATTACAAAGCATTGAGTAGTGAAAACAATTATCAGATGAACAAAAGGGATCTGAAAGCCTCATTATTTAAACCATTTCGGTAAATATGGGAGACAACCCttgatataattttcttttatcatttaacgtccatgttccatgctggcatgggttggacgctttgacTGGCTCCAATGTGTTCAAAGACTACGTCGtcctccagtgtctgctttggcacgaTTTCTACGGCTAGGTGCCCTTCATAATGCGAACCACTTTACAgcgtgtactgggtgctttttttttcgaggcccaaggtgctacgtagtaggactgaacccggaaccatttatgttccaaacaccagattaataatgacaaagttataggcgtaggaatggctgtgtggtaagtagcttggttaccaaccacatggttccgggttcagtcccactgcgtgacaccttgagcaagtgtcttctacaatagcctcaggctaaccaaagccttgtgagtggatttggtagacggaaactgaaagaagcccgtcgtatatatgtatatatatatgtttgtgtgtctgcgtttgtccccccaacatcgcttgacaatcgatgctggtgtgtttacatccccgaaacttagcggtttggcaaaagagaccgatagaataagtactaggcttacaaagaataagtcctgaggtcgatttggtcgactaaaggcggtgctccagcatggccacagtcaaaatgactgaaactagtaaaagagtaaaagagagagttctaaattcttcgttattttcaaaattaattggaagaaaGGCGgagcatatttcaacagaaatatggtaacaaagggatTAAAGTGATCGCATTATTAAATACTGTTCTAACGTTTGTCCCATTTCAGGATGTCCAAGTAGATTTTGAAGCAGTGCCACCTACCGATGCCGATGCTAATGGTATCCGTACTCTACTCTCACAGGTAAATCCCATTCTCTAGTGTATTAGTATTTCACTCTCACATAAACAATCTAATTTATTATCAGCATTTTAGATTTCAATAAGAAAACTGGAACTGATAAGATAAAAATAACCTTAGATCACCATCTATCTTTCACCTTCCTCGGGCACCATGTCTGCCCCTCTTTCTCACCTAATTTTGCTACCCACCCAACATCAtccctcttttgtttttctcctgTTTGCTGTTTCATCATTACGATTCTACTGATCAGTACTGTCAGTCATCCCCTACTCTCCCCTCGATCACTTCCACCTTCTCTTTGGCAATGTGAGTAGTCATGTAGCTCTTCTACTACGAGAAACTTGTTCTACTTTGGCTCCTTCTCTCAAACTCTTATCTATCTTTTGTTCCTCATCTCCTAGCGTAAAGTTATCCCCTCTCCCCAGGGTTCATACTGCATGATGGtgtcactagtgctggtggcacataaaaatgcacccagtacagaatgtaaagtggttgcctttaggaaaggcatccagctgtagaaaccatgcctgaGTAGACATTAgtgttcttcatcatcatcatttaacgtctgttgtccatggtcaaaccatccatggattggatggtttgaccagggttggtaagctgaggggctgcacctaACTCcggtctgatttgacatggtttctatggctggatgtccttcctaatgccaagaaacaaaagtagtgtatttcaagagaaacatggtaacaaatcatcatcatcatcatttagcgtccgctttccatgctagcatgggttggacggttcaaccggggtctgggaagccagaaggctgcaccaggcccagtctgatctggcagtgtttctacggctggatgcccttcctaatgccaaccactccgtgagtgtagtgggtcctttttacgtgccagacggggctggcaaacggtcacaggcggatggtgctttttacatgccaccggcacgggggccatgcgaggctggcaacggccatgatcggatggtgctttttacgtgccaccggcacgggggccaggcgaggctggcaacggccacgatcggctggttaaaatttttgaaaatcaatGAGAAATGTCTTTTATATTTCTAACGTTAATCATTTCATACTTATCTCTTTGAGAAAAGTATCCACTATTTCGTGAAATGTGGGGCTACAGAGATTTCAGTTAAAAGTATTATATTGATAGGATTATTGTGtttaaataataagaatatttgttttcttttgcagCTGTTCCTGAAAGCAAATATCAACCTTGGTCAGTTGGCCGATACCATCATATCACAGAATTACGTTGGATGTGTCCTCAAGGTATTAAACACTTTCGTCACAAACTTTTATGTGTGGCTGGATGGTTCTTTATTTTGCAGCATTTTCACCCTTTCATTaccgagatgctctgtgtttctttcagctaagagcatttttaagccagcccgtcatattcccggtgcacccgcccttgcccacccccaccaccaataccggatatctctatatttttgctccatctataccggatgtcgcttctcccaccaccattataggtgtctactcttcgaacccccctcttcaatatgctatttcaccatgctttactcctctcttgatatcctacgttctatttgcctagaacctgtcatcatttctctgaaccacccctccccactggtgctcccctacatttcagcaccccccccccccacataaaaagcaccatccgaacgtggccgatgccagacccctctggcacctgtgcaggtggcacgtaaaaaacacccactacactcgcggagtggttggcgttaggaagggcatccagctgtagaaacactgccagactagactggagcctggggcagtccctagctccccagaccccggtcgaaaccgtccaacccgtgctagcgcagaaaacggacgttaaacgatgatgatgatgatgataacaaagaatttagtaaaataacttagttatcattaagctagtgttaggaacataaattgtgatgaaggtttggtggatgattttaattgaaaacttatgaaaacaagacatttgtactacagagccagagctggtttcagctgggttggtatcaaaagggttaagaattgtttctctattatatattttaaaccttttgttaccatattgcagtggtgggggacaaacacggacagaaagacatacacacgtagatatatacatatacgacaggcttcttttagtttccatctaccaaatccactgacaggctttggttggccagagggtATAGTACAGGGGCGGGCAAACTACGGCCCGTGGGCCGCAagcggcccgccataggttttcatgcggcccgccgagaggaatatttcacaaaatttcctttcaatcaattgtgtgtttataggtctataaccgccttcaaatatattttcacttgatttttataaatgaggcccaccaaggttccaaagacgcactgtgcggcccgcgatcaaaaaagttcgcccacccctggtatagtagaagtcacttgcaccCCAACTCCACCCAAATGAAAAGTGGAAACTTGCATAGAAATGACTTACTCAGAAAATGATTTTGGCCAAAATTGCACACCCCctcaaagtaataaaaaaaaaaagaaagaaaaaatgaaaacaggcgcaggagtggctgtatgattccgggttcagtcccactgcgtggcatcttgggcaagtgtcttctgctatagccccggccgaccaatgtcttgtgagtggatttggtagatggaaactgaaagaagcctgtcgtatatatgtatatatatatatatgtgtttgtctccctaccattgcttgacaaccaatgctggtgtgtttacgtccccgtcacttagcggttcggcaaaagagaccgatagaataagtactgggcttacaaagaataagtcccagggtcgatttgcttggctaaaggcggtgctccagcatggctgcagtcaaatgactgaaacaagtaaaagagtaaaaagagagtaagagaggtaAAAACCGAGAAATGGTGAGAATTGACATATAAACTCATCTGTGGctgtttttgaaattatatgtttTGGACGAGTTTGCTCGTCACACTCTGAAAAAGACAAATTGGGTGAAGACAAGTTATTTCGTCTTTGCCAGGTAAGGGGTCAAtctcttcttaatttttttttttgttttttcatgttttttagcAATGTGAAGTTGAAGAAGATGAAAGTGATGACGGCATTGATGAGGATCCAATTTTTGGTGTGACGACGGTTATTAATCTCACAGATAAAAAGGTAAATGACTAATAGTTTTCTCCCGTCTGAAATAGGTCAATCTCCATGACAAAAAGAAAGGTGTGATCTTATATTTCTCTTATCCACTCCTTCCCCTCAACCctacctgctctctctctctctctctgtgcactTGTCACCTACCCTTCCCTACCACTCCTACTTAACATCCACTCAGCACTTGTTCTTCCTAATAATTTAcctgtaaggtggcgagctcgcagaatcgttagtacaccaggtaaatgcttactggcatttcatccatctttatggtctgagttcaaatttcaccaaggttgactttgccggtcaccctttcaggggtcaataaaataaacaccagccgagcattggggtcaatgtaatcaacttaacttcTCCccatctgaaattgctggccttgtgccaaaatgtgaaaccagtatTTGCCCCCCTCACCCATTCctcatctctcactctcccatACATTCTTGCAACCAATGCCCACCGCGCTCATGATTCCTCTCTCCCCACGTCTTACTTTGTGACTCCCATCAGACACATCGcaacatttctttctcttctcagtTCCACCCTGATCACCTgaccctctcttctaaaatgtgaatAATTATGT carries:
- the LOC115223249 gene encoding protein BCCIP homolog codes for the protein MATPSKKRDVEEMDVQSDEDEDDLDDYSSSEEEDEDGIADEDVQVDFEAVPPTDADANGIRTLLSQLFLKANINLGQLADTIISQNYVGCVLKQCEVEEDESDDGIDEDPIFGVTTVINLTDKKNLESVKQLKAMLLMQCEKWAADKLPVFNQILLDTCEKQIGFLISERFINMPSSVAVPLYESLSKDLQSEKVNR